One segment of Daphnia magna isolate NIES linkage group LG2, ASM2063170v1.1, whole genome shotgun sequence DNA contains the following:
- the LOC116915805 gene encoding histone lysine acetyltransferase CREBBP has product MAEHLIEGPPNKRPKLNDAIGSCSTDSSDMIGNPLFDLENNLPDELFSTSGGGWSSASTNVSQPTAQSQQQQPPQQQQCVQRPQSMGPNNPGMGMSMSLGPGAQQQQNGSMDAQHHHQLPHMGMQNKASLNNMSGGAISGSAIGQNNLNMANSSLNKGALSSKLNSPPGSAPMTMMNSMGNGPQMMQSMQQQQSINNMLNPAGMGGVNVSMKTPGSMMNAGQMSQSLHNGPQAMMGNPRPVGGLPSTMMPQQQQAPLRGQLLQGMNPQGPRLQGPGIAGMGGMGPNSGPGTNVMANSNQYGFANSNMPNAMMAAQQQRPIGTANGGIAPMQNMQQQQQQQPRFNSEPNMNPNMSARPVMMPGGATTMVSAPMVSTAPSSVTQTPMVSAQQHPQQQQQQYPPVPANAPQVAATSAAVTSVAQPAGSAGGAGAASAAATADPEKRKLIQQQLVLLLHAHKCQRRENQANGECTLPHCRTMKNVLNHMTTCQAGKSCQVPHCSSSRQIISHWKNCNRSDCPVCLPLKQADRNKAPHNTSQPSPAGFDVGLGSNSIGGSSATPGQSVLPAHNQSAAVGGVQATPNAVGGMPRPLLPPQQQQNAMVPMNSAQLAGNNPPSAISASQPVLPGTMNRGPAHNAGLQSQQQAAGPTGAGPRNIRGAISDNASNIEHIMSPVNSTTPLPGGLQPSQVTADPVQGSKEWHQSVSPDLRNHLVQKLVLAIFPTPDPQAMLDKRMHNLVAYARKVESDMYKMADSRSEYYHLLAEKIYKIQKELDEKRQKRKEQQQAQQTPTSTPTTPLQQQAPSTLTHLPPGQQVPPPQHQQQQQQQQQQQQQQQQQPVPSSNNAGLRPNMPGIGESGQGPRGIAPTSGMMMRNPVPSPVGMNQVPNQLGQQQQQRMSMQQIRPDHGNVGPPNQTVPPPGLSPYGSMGTPMSASSPFPSANMNQNASQQQQQQMRNRMPAPPYSVNQQQQSQQRQQPNHAMIMQQQQQQQQHHHQQQSVQSSTDQQQQQHMNERMTPNGMPSTNMQQGMNMPMPNTPCSSFADTPSTMPMSDSTPIHGGGGNMNDANCGSTGGSSIKSEIKHEVSSGGYFSVKKEDVDPQQMLQQDGDAFDGRDSGLIEVKTEPVDVPASVSSSMEGTEDIKEEEKPEMKMEPMDDGHFANDNSSSCHPQPRLTGIKEEKEEPSTPLSAASNTNDTSSSDMKPSGGFGGGNSDSSVTTPGPSGSANNTTSAVAIPPIVRPKKAGKIVFSPDELRQALMPTLEKLYRQDPDSIPFRDPVDPHKLGIPDYFDIIKKPMDLATIRRKIDNGQYKDPWEYVDDVWLMFDNAWLYNRKTSRVYRCCTKLSEVFEQEIDPVMQSLGYCCGRKYTFNPQVLCCYGKQLCSIPRDAKYFSYHRYTYCLKCFNDIPGDTVSLGDDPTQPPTVIRKEQFTELKNDALDLEPFVDCGECGRKLHQICVLHMDCIWPQGFTCDNCLKARGDKRKENKYGAKRLPTTKLSTFIENRVNNFLKKKEAGAGEVSIRVVASADKITEVKPGMKSRFVDNGEMCETFPYRAKALFAFEEIDGTDVCFFGMHVQEYGSDSPSPNTRRVYLAYLDSVHFFRPKQFRTAVYHEILLGYLDYVKQLGYCMAHIWACPPSEGDDYIFHCHPPDQRIPKPKRLQDWYKKMLDRGIIERIVLDYKDILKQAMEDNLKSAAELPYFEGDFWPNVLEESIREMDQEEEEKRRQAEALEAAAAAVSTDETEAGPDGKKKGQKKAKKSNKAKANNRKNNKKSNAPQTGNDLSTKIFTTMEKHKEVFFVIRLHSVQAAASLGPVVDPDPLIQCDLMDGRDAFLTLARDKHYEFSSLRRCKYSSMAMLYDLHNQGTDRFVYTCNNCKSQVETRFHCTVCDDFDLCVPCYEKDGHHHKMEKLGFDLDDGSSPSDSKQANPQEARKLSIQRCIQSLVHACQCRDANCRLPSCQKMKRVVTHTRSCKRKTNGGCPICKQLIALCCYHAKHCTETKCMVPFCLNIRQKLRQQQLQQRLQHAHFLKRRMAAVSSMSIRSACGTGPSTPGPMSSGMGPSSPLESPGASDMMGMGGGHSHHNQPGAGMKPATQTPPANVLQVVKQVQEEAASQVPQQGGFGKGGMGMMNTMGVRPHQHPQQQQQSVGGMGAVNPAMVMPPPQMMQHTRPMNLQPSSMPGNMVGAGMQVNQVVSGPSGPNAMGGMGGNGGMPINNMQGNRMGMGGEQQWGGPRFAGPAQGGAVPNQVMGQQQQMRPMAPNSMIGAQQQQPGQASPAMSMGNAQGGMMGPGGGVAVVGPNVAQQQQQVNAVQQQPQAQLQPGSLAQIPVGAGGIAVPGGAQRPLPQALHQLLQTLKSPSTPQQQQQVVQILRSNPQLMAAFIKQRSVLQQQQQQNQNQQPQQGQQQVPNQQGQQGSIPNNMQAMAQPGIQAAMQNIQQQQQNQPQQQNMQQGSGQPGMMGNVGMNAGPPNQQQQTVQQQQQQQWLRQQQHQQQMMALQRQQQQQQHQQQQQQQGFQQPPPVQHFGPRARQPLPSMGGFPQQQQQQQHGFSGNGDGNQFMSPNNQGQFGGQQQPTMQQLLQQQQQMKNTPPPTMSPSPQQQQGGMMVPPNVSPQQQLMHTVRSPSSVFTTDGTFSAAQPIAPDGSVAVPASASAFTPDGNAVPPSHNGRCSSGPTASTAAPTACGRARSVRRPHAVTDDEQCPGSTTAAAAAAGNAAGSAFQVCRGTLIVGLDHRLSFSIKNRGRAFSKAWVFSIRSFLLFCFEFFSVCYTFLSDLDCEPSNSKLVD; this is encoded by the exons ATGGCTGAACACCTCATTGAAGGGCCGCCTAATAAGCGGCCCAAACTAAATGATGCTATTGGCAGCTGCTCGACTGATTCATCAG ataTGATTGGGAATCCACTATTTGATCTTGAAAACAATCTTCCTGATGAGCTCTTCAGCACATCGGGAGGTGGATGGAGTAGTGCTTCAACCAATGTGAGCCAGCCAACTGCCCAGTCACAACAGCAGCAACcgccacaacaacaacaatgtgTTCAGAGGCCTCAGTCGATGGGCCCAAACAATCCTGGGATGGGAATGTCAATGAGCCTGGGACCTGGGgcacagcagcaacagaatGGATCAATGGATGCTCAACATCACCACCAGCTTCCTCATATGGGAATGCAGAACAAAGCTTCACTGAACAATATGAGTGGTGGTGCAATAAGTGGCAGTGCAATTGGGCAAAACAACTTGAACATGGCTAATAGTAGTTTAAATAAAGGCGCACTTAGCAGCAAGTTGAACTCACCACCAGGCAGTGCTCCCATGACTATGATGAATTCTATGGGAAATGGCCCACAAATGATGCAATCaatgcagcagcagcaatcaATAAACAATATGTTGAATCCAGCTGGAATGGGTGGAGTGAACGTATCCATGAAAACACCAGGATCTATGATGAACGCCGGTCAGATGAGCCAGAGTTTACATAATGGTCCACAAGCCATGATGGGCAATCCTAGACCTGTTGGAGGCCTTCCTAGCACTATGATGCCACAGCAGCAGCAAGCGCCACTAAGAGGGCAGCTTCTTCAAGGAATGAATCCTCAGGGACCCCGCTTgcag GGACCAGGAATAGCTGGAATGGGAGGAATGGGCCCGAATTCTGGACCAGGCACGAATGTGATGGCCAATTCTAATCAGTATGGCTTCGCGAATTCGAATATGCCTAATGCTATGATGGCAGCCCAACAGCAAAGACCTATCGGTACAGCTAATGGTGGTATAGCACCAATGCAAAACatgcagcaacagcaacaacaacaaccgaGGTTTAATAGCGAGCCAAACATGAATCCTAACATGTCAGCCCGACCAGTTATGATGCCTGGTGGAGCAACAACCATGGTTTCGGCACCGATGGTTTCGACGGCGCCATCGTCAGTCACTCAGACTCCCATGGTGTCTGCCCAGCAGCATcctcagcagcagcaacaacaatacCCACCAGTGCCAGCAAATGCTCCTCAAGTAGCAGCAACTAGCGCTGCAGTCACCTCTGTCGCGCAACCGGCAGGATCGGCCGGTGGTGCTGGGGCAGCTAGCGCGGCGGCCACCGCCGACCCCGAGAAAAGGAAGCTCATCCAGCAGCAACTTGTACTCTTACTTCATGCTCACAAGTGCCAGCGACGAGAGAATCAAGCGAATGGAGAG TGCACTCTTCCACACTGCCGGACAATGAAGAACGTTTTGAACCACATGACGACATGCCAGGCGGGAAAATCATGCCAAGTACCTCACTGCTCGTCCTCAAGGCAGATAATTTCTCATTGGAAAAACTGTAATCGTTCCGACTGTCCCGTCTGCCTGCCTCTCAAACAGGCAGACCGGAATAAAG CTCCTCACAACACTTCACAACCGAGTCCAGCCGGTTTTGATGTCGGCTTGGGCTCGAACTCAATTGGTGGCTCTTCGGCGACCCCTGGTCAAAGTGTCTTACCGGCGCACAACCAAAGCGCTGCTGTTGGAGGAGTTCAGGCTACGCCCAATGCTGTCGGTGGAATGCCTAGACCGTTGTTACCACCGCAGCAACAGCAGAATGCAATGGTTCCTATGAACAGCGCCCAGTTAGCTGGAAACAACCCTCCATCAGCGATTTCTGCAAGCCAACCTGTTCTTCCTGGCACCATGAATCGTGGCCCTGCTCATAACGCGGGGCTGCAATCCCAGCAGCAGGCCGCTGGTCCTACCGGGGCTGGTCCCAGGAATATTAGGGGTGCTATCTCAGACAACGCTTCCAACATTGAGCATATT ATGAGTCCAGTTAACTCAACAACTCCTTTACCCGGTGGATTGCAACCAAGCCAGGTCACTGCCGACCCTGTTCAGGGATCGAAAGAATGGCATCAGTCCGTGTCGCCTGATCTGCGTAACCACCTAGTCCAGAAACTGGTCCTGGCGATCTTTCCAACCCCTGATCCACAGGCCATGTTGGATAAGCGGATGCACAATCTTGTGGCGTATGCTCGAAAAGTCGAAAGTGACATGTACAAGATGGCCGATTCGCGTTCTGAGTACTATCATCTTTTGGCTGAAAAGATATACAAGATTCAAAAGGAGCTGGACGAGAAACGGCAAAAGCGGAAGGAACAACAGCAAGCTCAGCAAACACCAACGTCAACACCGACAACGCCTTTGCAGCAGCAGGCTCCGTCTACCCTTACACATCTTCCACCTGGTCAGCAGGTACCACCGCCCCAgcatcaacagcagcagcaacaacagcaacaacagcagcagcaacagcaacagcaacctGTACCATCGAGCAACAATGCAGGTTTGAGACCTAATATGCCAGGGATTGGGGAGTCTGGGCAGGGGCCACGAGGAATCGCGCCAACCAGTGGGATGATGATGCGCAATCCAGTTCCCAGTCCAGTGGGAATGAATCAAGTGCCAAATCAACTTggccagcagcaacagcagagAATGTCAATGCAGCAAATAAGACCGGATCATGGAAATGTTGGACCGCCTAATCAAACCGTTCCTCCTCCTGGATTGTCACCGTACGGTAGTATGGGCACTCCAATGAGCGCTAGTTCGCCCTTTCCCAGTGCCAATATGAACCAAAATGCGtcccaacaacagcaacaacagatGCGTAATCGCATGCCTGCTCCACCATACTCAGTGAACCAACAGCAACAGTCGCAACAACGACAACAACCTAATCATGCAATGATaatgcagcaacaacaacaacagcagcagcatcatcatcaacaacaaTCAGTTCAGTCTTCCACtgaccaacaacaacaacaacatatGAATGAGCGCATGACTCCAAACGGAATGCCGTCAACGAATATGCAACAAGGGATGAACATGCCTATGCCGAACACCCCATGTAGTAGCTTTGCTGATACCCCCAGCACTATGCCAATGTCAGACTCGACTCCTATACATGGGGGAGGAGGTAACATGAATGACGCTAATTGTGGATCTACCGGGGGCAGTAGTATAAAATCTGAAATAAAGCATGAAGTGTCTTCTGGTGGCTACTTTAGTGTGAAAAAGGAAGATGTTGATCCACAACAAATGTTGCAGCAGGACGGCGATGCATTTGACGGACGAGACTCAGGATTAATCGAAGTCAAAACAGAACCTGTCGATGTTCCGGCTAGCGTTTCCAGTAGCATGGAAGGGACGGAAGATATCAAGGAGGAAGAAAAAcctgaaatgaaaatggaacCGATGGACGATGGCCATTTCGCCAATGATAATTCCTCCTCCTGCCATCCACAGCCGCGTCTCACTGgcatcaaagaagaaaaagaggagcCTTCGACCCCTCTTTCGGCTGCCAGCAATACCAACGATACGAGCAGTTCAGATATGAAGCCAAGTGGGGGTTTCGGAGGTGGCAACTCGGATTCTTCTGTCACAACGCCGGGTCCGTCCGGCAGCGCCAACAATACAACATCAGCTGTTGCCATCCCGCCCATTGTCCGGCCGAAGAAGGCGGGCAAAATCGTGTTCTCACCTGACGAACTTCGCCAGGCATTGATGCCCACTTTGGAGAAATTGTATCGTCAAGATCCTGATTCCATCCCATTCCGCGATCCGGTCGATCCGCACAAACTTGGCATTCCCGATTACTTCGATATCATCAAGAAACCTATGGATTTAGCTACCATCCGGCGAAAGATTGACAATGGTCAGTACAAAGATCCATGGGAGTATGTCGACGATGTCTGGCTGATGTTTGACAACGCATGGCTTTATAACCGTAAAACATCACGCGTCTATCGGTGTTGCACCAAGTTATCGGAAGTGTTTGAGCAGGAAATCGATCCTGTGATGCAATCTCTGGGCTACTGTTGCGGCAGAAAGTACACATTCAATCCGCAGGTATTGTGCTGTTACGGCAAGCAGCTTTGTTCGATTCCACGCGACGCAAAGTATTTCAGTTATCATCGCTACACTTACTGCCTTAAGTGCTTTAACGACATTCCCGGCGACACCGTATCTCTTGGCGACGATCCTACTCAGCCGCCAACGGTCATTCGAAAAGAACAGTTCACAGAATTAAAGAACGACGCGTTAGATCTGGAGCCGTTTGTTGATTGCGGAGAGTGTGGGCGAAAATTGCACCAAATTTGTGTCCTTCACATGGATTGCATATGGCCGCAAGGTTTCACCTGCGATAATTGTCTCAAAGCTCGCGGTGATAAGCGTAAAGAGAACAAGTACGGAGCCAAACGGTTGCCCACTACAAAGTTGTCGACGTTCATAGAAAATCGAGTCAACAATTTCCTGAAGAAGAAGGAGGCTGGTGCCGGTGAGGTGTCGATTCGTGTCGTCGCATCAGCCGACAAGATCACAGAAGTCAAGCCAGGCATGAAAAGCCGTTTCGTTGACAACGGAGAAATGTGCGAAACATTCCCATACAGAGCGAAGGCTCTGTTTGCCTTTGAGGAAATTGATGGCACTGACGTCTGTTTCTTCGGCATGCACGTACAAGAGTACGGTTCGGATAGCCCTAGTCCCAATACTCGACGCGTCTATTTAGCCTACCTCGATTCGGTCCACTTTTTCCGGCCGAAACAATTCCGTACAGCCGTTTACCACGAGATTTTGCTCGGTTATCTGGACTACGTCAAACAGCTGGGCTACTGTATGGCACACATCTGGGCTTGCCCGCCGTCGGAGGGCGACGACTACATCTTCCACTGCCACCCGCCCGATCAGCGCATTCCCAAGCCGAAGCGACTGCAAGACTGGTATAAAAAGATGCTGGATCGTGGTATCATTGAACGGATCGTTCTCGACTACAAAGACATCCTCAAACAAGCAATGGAAGATAATTTGAAATCAGCTGCAGAACTTCCGTACTTTGAAGGAGATTTTTGGCCTAACGTTCTGGAGGAGAGCATTCGAGAAATggaccaagaagaagaagaaaagaggcgTCAAGCAGAAGCTTTGGAGGCGGCTGCGGCAGCCGTAAGCACGGACGAAACGGAAGCAGGACCGGATGGCAAAAAGAAAGgacaaaagaaagcaaagaagTCCAACAAGGCCAAGGCAAACAAccggaaaaacaacaagaaatccAATGCCCCACAGACGGGCAATGACCTCTCGACCAAGATCTTCACTACCATGGAGAAGCACAAAGAGGTATTCTTTGTTATCCGGTTGCACTCGGTGCAAGCGGCTGCTTCATTAGGACCGGTTGTCGATCCCGATCCGCTCATTCAGTGCGACTTGATGGACGGTCGCGATGCATTTTTGACTCTGGCCCGTGACAAGCACTATGAATTTTCCTCTCTGCGCCGCTGCAAATATTCATCCATGGCCATGTTGTACGACCTGCACAACCAAGGAACGGACCGGTTCGTCTACACTTGCAACAATTGCAAATCGCAAGTGGAGACTAGATTCCATTGCACTGTCTGCGACGACTTCGACCTCTGCGTTCCGTGCTACGAGAAGGATGGTCATCACCACAAAATGGAGAAATTGGGATTCGACCTGGACGATGGTTCGTCTCCTTCGGACTCCAAACAGGCCAACCCGCAAGAAGCGCGAAAATTGTCCATCCAACGCTGTATTCAGTCTCTTGTTCACGCATGTCAGTGTCGCGATGCCAACTGCAGGTTACCGTCTTGTCAAAAGATGAAGCGCGTCGTCACGCACACGCGCTCTTGCAAACGCAAGACCAACGGCGGCTGCCCAATTTGCAAGCAGCTGATTGCTCTGTGTTGCTACCACGCCAAACACTGTACCGAGACCAAATGCATGGTGCCATTTTGTCTCAACATCCGGCAAAAGTTACGTCAGCAACAGCTGCAGCAGCGGCTTCAACATGCTCATTTCCTCAAGAGAAGAATGGCTGCCGTTTCCTCCATGAGTATTCGTTCGGCGTGCGGAACGGGGCCCAGTACACCTGGTCCGATGAGTTCGGGCATGGGGCCCTCATCGCCGCTGGAGAGTCCCGGAGCCTCTGATATGATGGGCATGGGTGGTGGTCATTCTCATCACAACCAACCAGGAGCCGGGATGAAACCGGCGACTCAAACTCCACCTGCCAATGTGCTTCAG GTTGTAAAGCAGGTCCAGGAAGAGGCAGCCAGTCAAGTGCCTCAACAAGGTGGTTTCGGAAAAGGCGGTATGGGCATGATGAACACGATGGGTGTACGGCCCCATCAGCATccgcagcaacagcagcaatcGGTTGGTGGCATGGGAGCCGTGAATCCGGCGATGGTGATGCCTCCTCCTCAGATGATGCAGCATACTCGCCCTATGAACCTGCAACCTAGTAGCATGCCGGGCAACATGGTCGGTGCTGGGATGCAAGTGAATCAAGTCGTCAGTGGACCTTCTGGGCCGAACGCAATGGGTGGCATGGGCGGTAATGGCGGAATGCCCATCAACAATATGCAGGGAAATCGTATGGGCATGGGTGGTGAGCAACAGTGGGGAGGTCCTCGCTTTGCTGGTCCAGCACAAGGGGGCGCAGTCCCCAATCAAGTAATGGGTCAACAGCAACAGATGCGGCCTATGGCACCCAACAGTATGATTGGagctcaacaacaacagccagGTCAAGCGTCACCGGCCATGTCAATGGGAAACGCTCAAGGAGGAATGATGGGTCCTGGGGGTGGAGTTGCAGTCGTAGGGCCTAATGTTgcgcaacagcagcaacaggtGAACGCCGTGCAACAACAACCTCAGGCACAGTTGCAGCCAGGCAGTCTAGCACAGATACCTGTAGGTGCCGGCGGAATAGCTGTACCAGGAGGAGCTCAGCGTCCATTGCCGCAAGCCCTCCACCAACTGTTGCAGACGCTCAAGTCACCGAGCACGcctcagcaacaacaacaagttgTACAAATTCTGCGTAGCAATCCCCAGCTGATGGCAGCCTTCATTAAACAGCGCTCTGTActacaacagcaacagcagcaaaatcAAAACCAACAACCTCAACAGGGTCAACAACAAGTGCCCAACCAACAGGGGCAGCAAGGTTCGATACCCAACAACATGCAGGCTATGGCACAACCAGGAATTCAAGCAGCCATGCAAAAtattcagcaacaacagcagaaTCAGCCGCAACAGCAAAACATGCAACAAGGCTCTGGTCAGCCCGGTATGATGGGCAACGTTGGCATGAATGCAG GTCCACCgaatcaacaacagcaaactgtccagcagcaacaacagcagcagtgGTTGAGACAACAGCAGCATCAGCAGCAAATGATGGCTTTGCAGagacaacagcagcagcagcaacaccaacagcagcagcaacagcagggCTTCCAGCAACCTCCTCCAGTACAGCATTTTGGACCAAGGGCAAGGCAACCGCTGCCGAGTATGGGTGGGTTCcctcagcagcagcaacaacagcagcacgGCTTTAGTGGAAACGGAGATGGCAACCAATTTATGAGTCCCAACAATCAAGGTCAGTTTGGTGGACAACAACAGCCAACAATGCAACAGCtgttgcaacaacaacagcaaatgaAGAACACGCCACCGCCAACCATGTCGCCTTCgccgcaacaacaacagggTGGCATGATGGTACCTCCTAACGTTTCTCCGCAGCAGCAGTTGATGCATACCGTCCGATCACCGTCCTCCGTCTTTACCACAGACGGTACGTTCTCCGCAGCCCAACCCATCGCCCCGGATGGGTCCGTCGCCGTCCCCGCGTCAGCCAGCGCCTTCACCCCGGATGGCAACGCAGTCCCCCCATCACACAATGGCCGCTGCAGTAGCGGCCCAACAGCATCAACAGCAGCACCAACAGCTTGTGGGAGGGCACGATCCGTCCGACGCCCTCATGCAGTCACAGATGATGAGCAATGCCCAGgatcaacaacagcagcagcagcagcagctggaAACGCCGCAGGATCAGCTTTCCAAGTTTGTCGAGGGACTTTGATCGTTGGACTTGATCATCGCCTGTCATTCAGCATTAAGAACCGGGGAAGAGCTTTTTCAAAGGCTTGGGTATTCAGTATTAGGAGCTTcctcttgttttgttttgagttCTTCTCCGTTTGTTACACATTCTTAAGTGACCTTGACTGCGAGCCAAGCAATAGCAAGTTAGTAGACTGA